One genomic window of Pelecanus crispus isolate bPelCri1 chromosome 18, bPelCri1.pri, whole genome shotgun sequence includes the following:
- the TNS4 gene encoding tensin-4, with the protein MSQVIQNHVLRVGQTVCVSSQEESKSLHPVGYPGCSALPMKYAYYSTEGWADPSAMVHANARLLPGGGLYGAHPVFEHVAAHAQGKGQQDTSLERPAGPYQLKEEEENTGTDPEAHLVSPTLDISIESLNQLILEIDPTFQPLTCKPVKDAVQPASQGDAAATRKQDPEAIDIKYIEMTPGRAVCPELLQGSPSPSGTLFSRSPQGNGFLPQKGGLRGNYSTSGSVVFSSPPGPASPRSATPSCTASPTCSKASKCIAVPQQCTAGQTDSISYGPRALGTSPGFDNLLKPVHMVRAQQRGSWVSLLSTSPGSDTSYILGSSTHSLHNDDSDAHPAARCSADCPSPASSLGSPCPPSPSIRSHSGEAFGLSPQQPRAACCTTANTPPSQKGQASSCPPSILNSAADIPVLLVNGCLEQGDASSRLAKVPPASVKQSPPPSCSPALRLGGLNNALSAPVLSCVSDSPLRAGQPTMKFVMDTSKYWFKPSISRDQAIQLLKDKEPGTFVVRDSTSYRGSFGLAMKVPVSPSGSQTGDESSDFIRHFLIESSAKGVHLKGASEELYFGSLSAFVYQHAITPLALPCKLSIPTRDLADGEDSPDCAPESALSLLKKTAVCNVLYLNSVNLETLTGAPAIQKAVSSTFELEMLPTPTLVHFRVTEQGVTLTDIQRKVFFRRHYPLAAIRFCGMDPENRKWQKYCKSSRIFGFVAKSQTDSENLCHLFAEYDTVQPASLVIDLLCKLLPGP; encoded by the exons ATGTCACAGGTCATACAAAACCACGTCTTGCGTGTTGGACAGACCGTGTGTGTTTCCTCGCAGGAGGAAAGCAAGAGCTTGCACCCGGTGGGGTACCCGGGCTGCTCCGCGCTGCCGATGAAGTACGCCTACTACTCAACGGAGGGCTGGGCTGACCCATCTGCGATGGTGCACGCCAATGCACGCCTGCTTCCCGGCGGAGGGCTGTACGGAGCCCACCCCGTGTTTGAGCACGTGGCTGCTCATGcccaggggaaggggcagcaggaTACCTCTTTGGAGAGACCCGCTGGCCCCTATCAGctaaaggaggaggaggagaacactGGCACGGATCCTGAGGCTCACCTGGTGTCTCCTACCTTGGACATATCAATAGAGAGTCTCAACCAGCTGATCCTAGAAATCGATCCGACCTTTCAGCCGCTCACGTGCAAGCCGGTGAAGGATGCGGTCCAACCTGCTTCTCAGGGTGACGCCGCTGCCACCAGGAAGCAAGATCCGGAGGCAATAG aCATTAAATACATAGAGATGACGCCAGGCAGAGCCGTATGTCCcgagctgctgcagggctcccccagcccctcgggcACGCTGTTCTCCAGGTCCCCCCAGGGCAATGGCTTCCTGCCCCAAAAAGGGGGACTCAGAGGCAACTACAGCACCAGTGGCAGCGTGGTTTTCTCGAGCCCACCCGGACCTGCAAGCCCCCGGTCAGCCACCCCGAGCTGCACTGCCTCCCCGACCTGCAGCAAAGCATCCAAGTGCATCGCTGTCCCCCAGCAGTGCACGGCCGGCCAGACGGACAGCATCTCCTACGGCCCCAGGGCTCTCGGCACCTCCCCGGGCTTTGACAATTTGCTGAAGCCCGTGCACATGGTGAGGGCCCAGCAGAGGGGCAGCTGGGTCTCCCTGCTCTCCACAAGCCCCGGCTCAGACACCAGTTACATCCTTGGAAG CAGCACCCACTCGCTCCACAACGACGATTCGGATGCTCACCCTGCTGCCCGCTGCTCCGCTGACTGCCCgtcccctgccagctccctgggcagcccctgcccaccttCCCCGAGCATCAGATCTCACTCTGGAGAAGCTTTTGGCCTGAgtccccagcagcccagggcagcctgCTGCACCACGGCCAACACCCCCCCATCCCAGAAGGGACAGGCCAGCAGCTGTCCCCCCTCCATCCTCAACTCCGCAGCCGACATCCCGGTGCTGCTGGTGAACGGGTGCCTGGAACAAGGAGATGCATCTTCCAGGCTGGCCAAAGTTCCCCCAGCCTCTGTCAAGCAGagcccccctcccagctgcagcccagccttgAGGCTCGGTGGCCTGAACAACGCGCTGTCGGCACCAGTGCTCTCCTGCGTCTCCGACA GTCCCCTCAGGGCTGGGCAGCCGACCATGAAGTTTGTGATGGACACATCGAAATACTGGTTCAAGCCGAGCATAAGCAGGGACCAAG CAATCCAGCTGCTGAAGGACAAGGAGCCAGGCACATTCGTTGTGCGCGACAGCACGTCATACCGCGGGTCTTTCGGACTGGCGATGAAGGTTCCCGTCTCTCCATCCGGCAGCCAGACAG GCGATGAGAGCAGTGATTTCATCCGGCACTTCCTCATCGAGTCGTCTGCCAAAGGGGTGCACTTGAAAGGGGCCAGCGAGGAGCTGTATTTTG GGAGCCTCTCTGCCTTTGTGTATCAGCACGCCATCACCCCACTGGCACTGCCCTGCAAGCTGAGCATCCCCACCCGAG ATCTTGCTGATGGAGAAGACAGCCCTGACTGCGCTCCTGAATCCGCACTATCCCTGCTGAAGAAAACTGCTG TGTGCAACGTCTTGTACCTCAACTCGGTGAACTTGGAGACGCTCACCGGAGCCCCGGCCATCCAGAAAGCCGTCTCGTCCACCTTCGAGCTGGAGATGCTGCCCACACCCACCCTCGTGCACTTCAGAGTGACCGAGCAGGGAGTCACGCTGACCGACATCCAGAGAAA GGTGTTTTTCAGGCGACACTACCCCTTGGCTGCCATCAGGTTTTGCGGGATGGATCCCGAGAACAGAAA GTGGCAGAAGTACTGCAAGTCCTCGAG GATCTTTGGGTTTGTGGCCAAAAGCCAGACAGATTCGGAGAACCTCTGTCACCTGTTTGCGGAGTACGACACTGTGCAGCCAGCGTCGCTTGTCATCGACCTTCTGTGCAAGCTCCTGCCGGGCCCGTAG